The following proteins are encoded in a genomic region of Kosakonia oryzae:
- a CDS encoding type VI secretion system Vgr family protein: MDNRLALFDGQTHFTLEINDSRVKPDVLNFHGREALSQPSKWCIEFTTRQSDVAAEDVLLKYATLRMLSGREVHGVITAFEWLGSTGDQTHYSVTLSSRLALLSHTRRCAVYQSLSVPELVEQVLRRHGLEGVDFEFCLEKGYPQRERITQWRESDLQFIRRILSDVGIWFRTGVNDVTGLDVVTFADSQQFYQFGEYLPYEEPSALYDGVAESVWGLRVWHNTVTGLVRTRDYNYRTATTPMDSAVTVRNNATTTGEHYRYAAPFLVAGDDGTSEPETESGAFYARIHHERELNKVARLHLFSNAAYLTPGMVLEADGSNLNDLKEGMLITLTTYRAARDSRLHVSVWGIPYSEQFSFRPTEEPRPKINGTLPARIESRDKSDIYAWLDNQGRYRVKMDFSREDAEPGYNSLWIRQAKPYSGDTYGWHMPLTDGTEVGIAYDDGDIDRPYIAHAFHDSEHQDIVTRDNRSQNILRTAAGNELRMEDQRRQEHIALVTPFGGTQLNQGHIVDEQNKLRGSGFELRTDEYGVIRVAKGLFITADGQQKAAGDVLDMETALNEIEVCQRQIKALAAAAEQAQALEADIESQKAMFEQRLKPLNEMIHFHGPQGVAFASGEHMQMTASKSVTMNAGGDFSSGASGNTAILAGEKIGLFARTGSLTLNASEGPVQIQAQNGAMHLSAEQKLSLISASDMLFAGKKKVTLIGGGSYLKIEGGKIEYGTDTTYTRKTKRTTTTGSAAQEANLPEMPAVLPALSYGPYAACFRVSDALTGAEDMEFAYQMQTPTGAVQGRTDTALTHTVNSDTEENVSLDYIYQLRAGTR; this comes from the coding sequence ATGGATAACAGGTTGGCCCTGTTTGACGGCCAGACTCACTTCACACTTGAAATAAACGACAGTCGGGTAAAACCGGACGTGCTGAATTTTCATGGGCGTGAGGCGCTGAGCCAGCCATCGAAGTGGTGCATTGAGTTCACCACGCGGCAAAGCGATGTGGCGGCAGAAGATGTACTGCTGAAATACGCCACGCTGCGCATGCTCAGTGGACGGGAGGTTCATGGCGTGATTACGGCGTTTGAATGGCTGGGCTCGACCGGTGACCAGACGCACTACAGCGTGACGCTCTCATCCCGGCTGGCGCTGCTCTCGCATACCCGGCGCTGTGCAGTGTACCAGAGCCTTTCTGTGCCGGAACTGGTGGAACAGGTGCTGCGCAGGCATGGTCTGGAAGGTGTGGATTTTGAGTTTTGTCTGGAGAAGGGCTACCCGCAGCGCGAACGCATCACCCAGTGGCGTGAAAGTGACCTGCAGTTTATCCGGCGAATTCTTTCAGACGTCGGCATCTGGTTCCGTACCGGGGTGAATGATGTCACCGGGCTGGATGTAGTGACCTTTGCCGACAGTCAGCAGTTCTACCAGTTTGGTGAGTATCTGCCATACGAAGAACCGTCTGCGTTGTATGACGGTGTAGCCGAATCTGTATGGGGGCTGCGAGTCTGGCACAACACGGTGACCGGGCTGGTCCGCACTCGGGACTACAACTATCGCACTGCGACCACCCCGATGGATTCTGCTGTCACCGTCAGAAACAATGCCACCACCACGGGAGAACATTACCGCTACGCCGCTCCTTTTCTGGTCGCCGGTGATGACGGCACGTCTGAGCCGGAAACCGAAAGTGGGGCGTTTTATGCCCGTATTCACCACGAGCGTGAATTGAATAAGGTGGCCAGACTGCACCTATTCAGCAACGCCGCATATCTGACGCCGGGCATGGTGCTGGAAGCGGACGGCAGCAACCTTAACGATCTGAAAGAGGGCATGCTGATTACACTCACCACATACCGGGCCGCGCGCGACAGCCGCCTGCATGTGTCAGTTTGGGGCATACCGTACAGCGAACAATTCTCCTTCCGTCCAACGGAAGAGCCGCGTCCGAAAATAAATGGCACGCTCCCGGCCCGTATTGAAAGCCGGGATAAAAGTGATATCTATGCCTGGCTGGACAATCAGGGCCGTTACCGGGTGAAGATGGACTTCAGCCGCGAAGATGCAGAACCGGGCTACAACTCTCTGTGGATTCGCCAGGCGAAGCCGTATTCCGGTGACACATACGGTTGGCATATGCCGCTGACTGACGGTACGGAAGTTGGTATTGCGTATGACGACGGCGATATTGACCGCCCGTATATCGCCCACGCATTTCATGATTCAGAACATCAGGATATCGTCACTCGCGACAACCGTAGCCAGAACATTCTGCGAACTGCAGCCGGTAACGAACTACGGATGGAAGACCAGCGCAGGCAGGAGCATATTGCGCTCGTCACACCATTCGGCGGCACGCAGTTGAATCAGGGCCATATTGTTGATGAGCAAAATAAGCTGCGGGGCTCGGGCTTCGAATTGCGTACCGATGAATATGGCGTCATCCGCGTGGCCAAAGGGTTGTTCATTACCGCCGATGGTCAGCAGAAAGCCGCAGGTGATGTGTTAGATATGGAAACGGCGCTGAATGAAATCGAAGTCTGCCAGCGGCAAATCAAAGCCCTCGCCGCCGCCGCAGAACAGGCGCAGGCGCTGGAAGCTGATATCGAAAGTCAGAAAGCAATGTTCGAGCAGCGGCTGAAACCCCTGAACGAAATGATTCACTTCCATGGTCCGCAAGGAGTGGCCTTCGCCAGCGGCGAACATATGCAAATGACCGCCAGCAAGAGCGTGACGATGAATGCGGGTGGGGATTTTAGCAGTGGAGCATCAGGCAACACGGCAATTCTTGCCGGTGAAAAGATAGGCCTGTTCGCACGTACGGGTTCTCTGACCCTAAACGCCAGCGAAGGTCCGGTGCAAATCCAGGCGCAGAACGGCGCGATGCACTTATCTGCAGAACAAAAACTGAGCCTGATATCCGCAAGCGACATGTTGTTTGCGGGCAAGAAGAAAGTGACGCTAATCGGCGGCGGCAGCTATCTGAAAATCGAAGGCGGGAAAATCGAATACGGCACGGATACGACGTACACGCGTAAGACCAAGCGGACGACCACAACAGGAAGTGCTGCTCAGGAAGCAAATCTACCAGAAATGCCAGCTGTCTTGCCTGCATTATCTTATGGCCCATATGCTGCGTGCTTCCGCGTTTCTGATGCACTGACAGGTGCCGAAGATATGGAGTTCGCCTACCAAATGCAAACTCCAACAGGTGCGGTTCAGGGAAGAACGGACACTGCCCTGACACATACGGTGAATTCAGATACAGAAGAAAACGTTTCACTGGATTATATATATCAGCTAAGAGCAGGGACAAGGTAA
- a CDS encoding DUF6402 family protein produces MAVSSTTTTKEQEQQEKKVSVEFFHIDMIPDAMDKMNWHVAAKLMRHWFSIKPAFAFDIASKDQAVNGDLNNLPPSQINVDIVKMLWALQFEQVKNGMDALKKTWCSPNGKKLLIERLLDIGDYSKKSISIGYSNNIINLDSTAQVNFKSIGSKLDTINAWYGAMGNSTLKVCVRGDTKKIEERDVFIVDALGFYLKDTYDFVDEGIKPEPLGIWSKDRILDKTESAIYISSYTQGVFGRLARSYSGFVPVFNDDFRFWREKHGSGGDYIILSDVHWIKPLESDMVIYL; encoded by the coding sequence ATGGCAGTTTCATCAACGACTACAACTAAAGAACAGGAACAGCAAGAAAAGAAAGTCAGTGTGGAATTTTTCCATATAGATATGATCCCTGATGCGATGGATAAAATGAATTGGCATGTTGCTGCAAAGTTAATGCGGCACTGGTTTAGTATAAAACCAGCTTTTGCCTTCGATATTGCCAGCAAGGATCAAGCTGTTAATGGGGATCTTAATAACCTACCTCCATCTCAGATAAATGTTGATATAGTTAAAATGTTATGGGCCCTACAATTTGAACAGGTTAAAAATGGGATGGATGCACTTAAAAAAACATGGTGCAGCCCAAATGGCAAAAAACTACTAATTGAGCGTCTATTAGACATTGGCGACTATTCTAAAAAGAGTATATCCATTGGTTATTCCAATAATATCATTAACCTGGATTCTACCGCCCAGGTTAATTTTAAGTCGATAGGGAGCAAGCTCGATACCATTAATGCATGGTATGGAGCAATGGGAAACAGCACCTTAAAGGTTTGTGTTCGCGGGGATACGAAAAAAATAGAAGAGAGAGACGTATTCATTGTTGATGCATTAGGCTTTTATCTAAAGGATACATATGATTTCGTTGATGAGGGGATAAAACCGGAACCGTTAGGCATCTGGAGTAAAGACCGTATCTTAGATAAGACAGAGTCTGCGATATACATATCTTCGTATACTCAAGGGGTATTTGGTCGGCTTGCTCGGAGTTACTCTGGTTTTGTTCCTGTGTTCAATGACGATTTCAGATTTTGGCGAGAAAAGCATGGTTCCGGTGGGGATTATATCATTCTATCTGACGTGCATTGGATCAAACCCCTGGAGTCAGATATGGTAATTTATTTATGA
- the tssE gene encoding type VI secretion system baseplate subunit TssE, with product MLHNTPSLCEILYGNFTGGLGLHQVNEQNQVILSVLDNMQRILNCRAGTLAHLPDYGLPDMSKILQGMPGTAHELMGTLSAVLLKYEPRLNKIAVVLLEQKIPGELRYAIDAELKGIGLVRYGTEFMPEGRVLLRHLKQQQYLDTTTRM from the coding sequence ATGCTACATAATACTCCCTCCCTCTGTGAAATTCTTTACGGTAACTTTACCGGTGGCCTCGGCCTCCATCAGGTAAACGAGCAAAACCAGGTCATTTTGTCCGTACTCGATAACATGCAACGGATCCTCAACTGTCGCGCAGGTACGCTGGCGCACCTGCCTGACTATGGCCTGCCGGATATGAGCAAAATCCTCCAGGGCATGCCGGGGACAGCCCATGAACTGATGGGTACCTTATCAGCCGTACTGCTCAAATATGAGCCACGCCTGAACAAAATCGCCGTTGTCCTGTTGGAACAGAAAATCCCCGGTGAGCTGCGCTATGCCATTGATGCTGAACTTAAAGGTATTGGCCTGGTGCGCTATGGCACGGAGTTTATGCCCGAAGGACGGGTTCTGTTGCGGCATCTTAAGCAACAGCAATATCTCGACACGACAACCCGTATGTAA
- a CDS encoding VasL domain-containing protein, whose protein sequence is MNDISYRKIKTGGDPRTLADYAALRDELSKLTHPARPDVSWQHVEKLCLSLFEQNGVELQTAAWYTLARTQQAGVSGLNEGLAILEALISHQWGALWPQPVHARMEILSNLSLRLQQVMRTLPLNYSDLSQLYTAEQQLTSLGAILERLELKHLSQFDTLRTLMHNNAVRLENSDGASGSDAVVQRGILLPAGIMDEAKITAKTPSALPLPQENTTRWVYVPQTEHQPNVDVLSVRLAPTKKWKFFTAGMCTMLAIGAAMLWGWHVLQRPDPLQAQLAASLAPLPVILTPVQRDLLRQQAPDQAFITQTQQQLTRLDKLPPDWNIAYSRQLIEQAQALWPEQTKPLVLQWHQQLNASALPKENLDGWHQGMTKLKQLSERLNRLDEQKGRYMTVSELKSAVFSAMQSFNQTIPAEEQLRALSLTPAGQALSLADKTQLEIRLKQLITRYAEIKQTASEE, encoded by the coding sequence ATGAATGACATTTCCTACCGTAAAATTAAAACTGGCGGTGATCCACGTACGTTGGCGGATTATGCCGCCCTGCGCGATGAGCTGAGCAAATTGACTCATCCGGCCCGCCCGGATGTCAGTTGGCAACATGTAGAAAAACTCTGCCTCTCACTGTTTGAGCAGAACGGTGTGGAACTGCAAACTGCGGCCTGGTATACGCTTGCACGAACCCAACAGGCAGGAGTGTCCGGGCTTAATGAAGGTCTGGCAATACTGGAGGCTCTTATAAGCCACCAGTGGGGAGCGCTCTGGCCACAGCCGGTCCATGCGCGGATGGAGATCCTCAGTAACCTGAGCCTGCGCCTACAGCAAGTGATGCGTACTCTGCCACTTAACTACAGTGACCTGAGCCAGCTTTACACAGCAGAACAGCAACTTACCAGCCTTGGAGCGATCCTTGAGCGCCTGGAGCTTAAGCACCTGAGCCAGTTCGATACCTTACGGACGCTGATGCACAATAATGCTGTCAGGCTGGAAAACAGCGACGGCGCATCGGGTTCCGACGCTGTCGTTCAGCGCGGCATCCTGTTGCCCGCAGGGATCATGGATGAGGCGAAAATAACGGCAAAAACGCCTTCTGCGCTGCCTCTTCCACAGGAAAACACGACGAGGTGGGTATATGTTCCCCAAACGGAGCATCAACCGAATGTGGACGTTCTGTCAGTAAGATTGGCACCCACTAAAAAATGGAAATTTTTCACTGCGGGGATGTGTACCATGCTGGCGATCGGCGCTGCAATGCTATGGGGCTGGCACGTTTTGCAACGACCGGATCCGCTACAGGCTCAGCTTGCAGCATCTCTGGCACCGTTGCCTGTCATTCTCACCCCTGTACAGCGGGATTTGCTGAGACAGCAGGCCCCTGATCAAGCCTTCATAACGCAAACACAGCAGCAACTGACCCGTCTGGATAAACTTCCCCCTGACTGGAACATTGCCTACAGTCGGCAGTTAATTGAGCAGGCTCAGGCGCTGTGGCCGGAGCAGACTAAACCCCTGGTTTTACAATGGCATCAACAGCTTAATGCCAGCGCGCTGCCAAAAGAAAATCTGGACGGCTGGCATCAGGGAATGACAAAGCTAAAACAACTTAGCGAGCGACTGAACCGGCTGGACGAGCAGAAGGGAAGATACATGACGGTCAGCGAACTGAAGTCAGCTGTATTTTCTGCCATGCAATCCTTTAATCAAACCATACCGGCCGAAGAACAATTGCGGGCACTGTCGCTGACCCCGGCTGGTCAGGCTTTGTCTTTGGCCGATAAGACCCAACTGGAGATACGTCTGAAGCAGTTGATTACCCGTTATGCAGAAATAAAGCAGACTGCGTCGGAAGAGTGA
- a CDS encoding SRPBCC family protein: MNKDNVWSKSFTLTVNSKPKAIWQAFIDTDNWKRWNPGVKSITIEGPFHTGTWFTMELPDGDIIRSRLIDVSEEKYFIDETRVDETLVKVEHRIEALATGHCMLIYAISTQGPQAQAFGEGISSDFPEVMAGLAKYLAETGSM; encoded by the coding sequence ATGAACAAAGATAACGTCTGGAGTAAGTCCTTTACGCTCACTGTAAACAGCAAGCCGAAAGCAATATGGCAGGCATTTATCGACACAGATAACTGGAAACGATGGAACCCTGGCGTAAAGTCAATCACTATCGAGGGGCCATTTCATACGGGAACATGGTTCACGATGGAGTTACCTGACGGTGATATTATTCGTAGCCGACTTATCGATGTTTCTGAAGAAAAGTATTTCATTGATGAGACCAGGGTGGATGAAACGCTGGTCAAAGTTGAACATCGTATCGAAGCATTAGCTACCGGTCACTGCATGCTGATTTATGCTATCAGCACGCAAGGTCCGCAGGCTCAGGCTTTCGGCGAAGGAATAAGCTCGGACTTCCCTGAGGTGATGGCGGGGCTGGCAAAATACCTTGCTGAAACGGGTTCAATGTAA
- a CDS encoding MarR family winged helix-turn-helix transcriptional regulator — MTSEHKPLPSAFAGPDDSPGYLLWRVSNSWQREQRNALQHLGLTHTQFVVLAVASWFEEKEALTQVRLSQLTGSDTMTISQVVRVLEKAGYLERIPHQKDTRSKVIRVTTTGRELAGQAVQVVEATDKKFFMPLADNGQSLVTLFRKLLR; from the coding sequence ATGACCTCTGAACATAAGCCTCTTCCCAGCGCTTTCGCAGGGCCGGACGATAGCCCCGGCTATTTACTGTGGCGAGTGTCAAATAGCTGGCAACGCGAACAACGAAATGCCCTGCAACACTTAGGCCTGACACATACACAGTTTGTCGTTCTGGCTGTAGCCAGTTGGTTTGAGGAAAAGGAGGCGCTGACACAAGTTCGGTTATCACAGCTAACCGGGAGCGATACGATGACGATTTCTCAGGTCGTTCGTGTCCTTGAAAAAGCAGGCTATCTGGAGCGTATTCCGCATCAAAAAGACACGCGTTCCAAAGTGATTAGGGTAACAACAACGGGTCGGGAGCTGGCAGGACAAGCCGTGCAGGTTGTAGAAGCCACCGATAAAAAATTTTTTATGCCGCTTGCGGATAATGGGCAATCCCTGGTGACTTTGTTCCGAAAACTTCTCCGATAA
- a CDS encoding DUF1003 domain-containing protein — translation MHKDKEFRLYRPLKDITHTFGEEWFALKAEAFARFFGTPTFLIGQTIAVIVWITLNVAGVVKFDPYPFILLNLAFSIQAAYAAPLILLAQTRQAERDQAHALADAQHREDLDDAMAKRQMLAEEQSAQLLELLKQNTHLTELTRQMAERIETLAMQLAQRELH, via the coding sequence ATGCACAAAGATAAAGAGTTTCGTTTATATCGCCCCTTGAAGGATATTACGCATACTTTCGGCGAAGAGTGGTTTGCGTTGAAAGCAGAGGCCTTCGCACGTTTTTTCGGTACGCCGACATTCCTTATTGGGCAGACTATCGCAGTGATCGTGTGGATTACACTGAACGTTGCGGGCGTCGTGAAATTTGACCCCTATCCCTTTATTTTGCTTAACCTGGCGTTCAGTATTCAGGCTGCTTATGCAGCCCCGCTGATCCTGTTAGCGCAAACCCGACAGGCGGAGCGCGATCAGGCGCATGCGCTGGCGGATGCGCAACACCGCGAAGATCTGGATGACGCCATGGCGAAACGCCAGATGCTGGCCGAGGAGCAGTCGGCACAACTGCTGGAATTACTGAAACAAAATACCCATCTGACCGAGCTGACCCGGCAAATGGCCGAGCGTATCGAAACGCTTGCAATGCAGCTTGCGCAGCGTGAGTTGCACTGA